One Chaetodon trifascialis isolate fChaTrf1 chromosome 13, fChaTrf1.hap1, whole genome shotgun sequence DNA segment encodes these proteins:
- the LOC139341478 gene encoding myelin and lymphocyte protein-like yields MAATTAQPMGSLPSGLGICTTAPDIFYLPELVFGGLVWILVASTHVEPQNPLGWVMFVSVFCFVMTFLWMIIFAAGGHRNSSGWAAADFAYHGLAAFFYLSAGVALAYITFRNKSGALKTYQIDIAAVVFAFVATLLYFIHTILSSIRWKNF; encoded by the exons ATGGCTGCAACTACTGCTCAGCCTATGGGGAGCCTGCCCAGCGGACTGGGGATCTGCACCACGGCCCCGGATATATTTTACCTGCCTGAACTG gtgtttggtggCTTGGTGTGGATCCTGGTGGCGTCGACCCACGTGGAACCGCAGAACCCTCTGGGCTGGGTGATGTTTGTCTCCGTCTTCTGCTTCGTCATGACCTTCCTCTGGATGATCATCTTCGCTGCTGGAGGTCATAGGAACAGCTCTGGCTGGGCTGCTGCT GACTTTGCTTACCACGGCCTGGCGGCGTTCTTCTACCTCAGTGCAGGGGTGGCTTTGGCTTACATCACCTTCAGGAACAAATCAGGCGCACTCAAAACCTACCAGATTGACATCGCTGCTGTG gtgttCGCCTTCGTGGCCACACTCCTCTACTTCATCCACaccatcctctcctccatccgGTGGAAAAACTTCTGA
- the mrps5 gene encoding small ribosomal subunit protein uS5m encodes MAASIWVCCALRFRLGGAAPLRAIGGAVQVSQLASRASVVSLQRNPAPPLFPATAWQQTRHGSFFNKLTAEELWRGVLAESGAGSRKGRGKRAKRKLKRDLNRGQRVGEGRGGFLWPGLNTAVIKDGSVRSMARRGETEQQEMRAELVRLRDEWERKRKMKVKRERGWTGSSLGGTSLGPPDPGPNGETYEGFDSRVIEVKTVFNMTAKEGRKRSFSCLVAVGNGNGAAGFALGKATDRSTALRKAKNRAIHYLYFIERYNNHTIFHDIDSKFKRTTLRIKKQNQGHGLHCHRAVITLCKLIGIKDMYCKVEGSVNLLNITRALFTGLANQETHKMLADRKQLHVVEFQSHQGLLPTVVASPTGGARKDQETKNEIPDTRLHWDEVQASQGMKRSIWASVKRTIW; translated from the exons ATGGCGGCGTCCATTTGGGTGTGCTGTGCCCTCCGCTTCAGACTCGGAG GTGCAGCACCACTCCGCGCCATAGGGGGAGCAGTTCAGGTATCCCAGTTGGCGAGTCGAGCCTCGGTTGTTTCTCTCCAAAGAAATCCTGCACCTCCACTGTTCCCTGCAACGGCCTGGCAGCAAACCAGACATGGCAGCTTCTTCAACAAGT tgacGGCTGAGgagctgtggagaggtgtgcTGGCAGAGTCGGGAGCTGGATCCAGGAAGGGCCGAGGAAAGAGAGCCAAACGTAAACTGAAGAGAGATCTGAACCGAGGACAGAGGGTCGGAGAAG GTCGCGGTGGTTTTCTGTGGCCTGGTCTGAACACTGCGGTGATAAAGGACGGGAGTGTGCGGTCGATGGCTCGAAGAGGCGAGACCGAGCAGCAGGAGATGCGAGCTGAACTAG TGCGACTGAGGGACgagtgggagaggaagaggaagatgaaggtgaagaggGAACGAGGATGGACGGGAAGCTCGTTGGGGGGCACCAGTCTGGGCCCCCCTGACCCTGGACCCAATGGAG aaaCCTACGAGGGCTTTGATTCTCGTGTCATTGAG GTGAAGACCGTGTTCAACATGACGGCCAAGGAGGGCAGGAAGAGATCCTTCAGCTGTCTGGTCGCTGTGGGAAACGGCAACGGAGCAGCAG GCTTCGCGCTGGGTAAAGCGACAGACAGGAGCACGGCTCTGAGGAAG GCCAAGAACAGAGCGATCCACTACTTGTACTTTATAGAACGATACAACAACCACACCA TTTTTCATGACATTGACTCCAAGTTCAAGAGGACAACGCTCCGCATTAAGAAACAAAACCAAG GTCACGGTCTGCACTGCCACCGGGCCGTCATCACTCTGTGCAAGCTGATCGGCATAAAGGACATGTACTGCAAAGTAGAAGGATCTGTCAATCTGCTCAACATCACCAGGGCCCTCTTCACTGGCTTAGCCAATCAG GAAACCCACAAGATGCTGGCCGACAGGAAGCAGCTCCACGTCGTCGAGTTCCAGTCACATCAAGGCCTGCTGCCCACGGTGGTTGCGAGTCCTACAGGCGGCGCACGAAAGGACCAGGAGACCAAAAATGAGATCCCCGACACCCGGCTGCACTGGGACGAAGTACAAGCCTCACAGGGAATGAAACGCTCCATCTGGGCGAGCGTCAAACGCACTATCTGGTAG